The window CCTCATGATCGTGTCGCTCATCGTCATGCCGGTCATCCTGCTCTTCGTCATGGCGTCGCACGACCTCGAGCTGATGGCGTCGCTGCACACCGCCGCGGAGCACTTCCACAAGGGCTACCTGTACGACTCGGTCACGGGCGGCGAGACCGGCGCCGCCGCGCTCCTCCTGATCGTCAGCGGCATGAGCTGGGCGCTCGGCTACACGGGGCAGCCGCAGCTCCTCACGCGGCTCATGCTCGTGCGCAGCCGCGCGGACTACGACCGGGGCAAGTGGGTGGCCGGCGCCTGGACGCTGCTCGCCTACGCGGGCGCGATCCTGATAGGCTTCATCGGCATCGCGTTCGTGCAGGGGGGGCTCGTCGAGCCCGACGCGGTCGCGCGCCTCTCGGACACGGAGCACAAGGGGTTCGAGCTGATCTTCCCGGTGCTCGTCAGCGCCTTCATGCTCCCGGTGCTCGCCGGGATCATGCTGAGCGGCGCGATCTCGGCCATGATGTCCACCGCCTCGGCGGAGATCATCCTCTGCTCGTCGACCATCACCGAGGACGTCCACGGGAGCTTCGCGAAGACGCGGATGGAGGGGAAGCGCGCCCTCTGGTTCAACCGGATCGTCACCCTCGCCGTGGGGCTCGCCGCCTTCCTGCTCGCGCTCACCGTGCAGGACTCGGTGTTCGGCCTCGTGTCCTACGCCTGGTCGGGCATCGGCTCGTCGTTCGGCCCGGCGCTGCTGCTCATCCTCTTCTGGAAGCGCGTGTCGCGCGCCGGCGTGATCGCGTCGCTCGTCTCGGGCACGGTGGGCACGATCCTGTGGAAGAGCATGCTCCAGGAGAGCACGGGAGTCTCGGAGCGGCTCACGAGCTTCGTCTTCGCGTTCGCGATGGCCGTGCTGTTCTCGCTGATCCTGCCGGAGAAGAAGCGGCCCGACTAGGCGCTCCGGCCGAGCGCGTCGTCCACGACGATCCGGATGACGTCGTCGAACCCCAGGCCGCCCCGCGCGGCCGCGGCGAGGAAGCTCGAGTCGGTCCCCAGGTAGGGGTTGGCGTTGATCTCGAGGATCCACGGCCTGCCCTCCCGGTCCACCCGGAAGTCGACCCGGGCGTACCCTCCGAGGCTGAAGACGCCCCAGCACCTGCGGGCCATCTCGGCGAGCTCGTCGACCAGCCGGGCGTCGCTTCCGGAGAAGCCGAACCGCCGCTCGAGGCGCGCGCCGCTCCCGGGATCGCTCCCCCACTTGGTCTCGTAGTCGACGATGCAGGGCCTGCCCGATTCGAAGCCGTGGAACTCGAGCTCCATCGGGGGGAGCACGCGGGGGCCGCCGCGGTCGGAGATGAGCGAGACGTTGAACTCCCGGCCGTCGACGAACGCCTCGACGAACCAGTCGTCCCGCCCCTCCTTCGCCATGCCCGAGGCGCGGGCCTCGAGCTCCGCAGTCCCGTGAAACACCGAGTGCTTGTCGAGGCCGAACGACGCGTCCTCCCAGACGTGCTTGAGGATGTACGGCGGCGCGAGCGGGACGTCG of the Pseudomonadota bacterium genome contains:
- a CDS encoding SMR family transporter, which codes for LMIVSLIVMPVILLFVMASHDLELMASLHTAAEHFHKGYLYDSVTGGETGAAALLLIVSGMSWALGYTGQPQLLTRLMLVRSRADYDRGKWVAGAWTLLAYAGAILIGFIGIAFVQGGLVEPDAVARLSDTEHKGFELIFPVLVSAFMLPVLAGIMLSGAISAMMSTASAEIILCSSTITEDVHGSFAKTRMEGKRALWFNRIVTLAVGLAAFLLALTVQDSVFGLVSYAWSGIGSSFGPALLLILFWKRVSRAGVIASLVSGTVGTILWKSMLQESTGVSERLTSFVFAFAMAVLFSLILPEKKRPD
- a CDS encoding D-alanine--D-alanine ligase, giving the protein MTVPVVYDEVIEICSQEDGSERVEIDDVSAALTRLGYRPVQLPVNGSVDESSFRDLGAKLVFNCVDSLDESGRHGHVVPSILDDLELPYTGSSADAIYLTSNKVIAKRLLRAHGLRTPRWCTVDRAAANDVPLAPPYILKHVWEDASFGLDKHSVFHGTAELEARASGMAKEGRDDWFVEAFVDGREFNVSLISDRGGPRVLPPMELEFHGFESGRPCIVDYETKWGSDPGSGARLERRFGFSGSDARLVDELAEMARRCWGVFSLGGYARVDFRVDREGRPWILEINANPYLGTDSSFLAAAARGGLGFDDVIRIVVDDALGRSA